A section of the Lynx canadensis isolate LIC74 chromosome A1, mLynCan4.pri.v2, whole genome shotgun sequence genome encodes:
- the GPR12 gene encoding G-protein coupled receptor 12: MNEDLKVNLSGLPRDYLDAGAAENVSAAVSSQVPVVEPEPELVVNPWDIVLCTSGTLISCENAIVVLIIFHNPSLRAPMFLLIGSLALADLLAGVGLIINFVFAYLLQSEATKLVTIGLIVASFSASVCSLLAITVDRYLSLYYALTYHSERTVTFTYVMLVMLWGTSICLGLLPVLGWNCLRDESTCSVVRPLTKNNAAILSVSFLFMFALMLQLYIQICKIVMRHAHQIALQHHFLATSHYVTTRKGVSTLAIILGTFAACWMPFTLYSLIADYTYPSMYTYATLLPATYNSIINPVIYAFRNQEIQKALCLICCGCIPSGLSQRARSPSDV, encoded by the coding sequence ATGAATGAAGACCTGAAGGTCAATTTAAGCGGGCTGCCTCGGGATTATTTAGATGCTGGCGCTGCGGAGAACGTCTCGGCTGCCGTCTCCTCCCAGGTTCCTGTTGTCGAGCCGGAGCCAGAGCTGGTTGTCAACCCTTGGGACATTGTCTTGTGTACCTCAGGAACCCTCATCTCCTGTGAAAATGCCATTGTGGTCCTTATCATCTTCCATAACCCCAGCCTGCGAGCACCCATGTTCCTGCTCATAGGCAGCCTGGCTCTGGCAGACTTACTGGCCGGCGTGGGACTCatcatcaattttgtttttgcCTACCTGCTTCAGTCAGAAGCCACCAAGCTGGTCACAATCGGGCTCATTGtcgcctctttctctgcctctgtctgcagCTTGCTGGCTATCACTGTTGACCGCTACCTTTCCCTGTATTACGCGCTGACGTACCACTCGGAGAGGACGGTCACGTTCACCTATGTCATGCTCGTCATGCTCTGGGGGACCTCCATCTGCCTGGGACTGCTGCCCGTCCTGGGCTGGAACTGCCTCAGAGACGAGTCCACCTGCAGCGTGGTCAGACCTCTCACCAAGAACAATGCGGCCATCCTCTCCGTCTCCTTCCTCTTCATGTTTGCGCTCATGCTTCAGCTCTACATCCAGATCTGCAAGATCGTGATGCGGCACGCCCATCAGATCGCCCTGCAGCACCACTTCCTGGCCACCTCCCACTACGTGACCACCCGGAAAGGCGTCTCCACCCTGGCCATCATTCTGGGGACCTTCGCTGCTTGCTGGATGCCTTTCACGCTCTACTCCTTGATAGCTGATTACACCTACCCCTCCATGTACACCTATGCCACCCTCCTGCCGGCCACCTACAACTCCATCATCAACCCTGTCATATATGCTTTCAGAAACCAAGAGATCCAGAAAGCCCTCTGTCTCATTTGCTGCGGCTGCATCCCGTCCGGTCTCTCCCAGAGAGCGCGGTCCCCCAGCGACGTGTAG